The Nostoc sp. 'Lobaria pulmonaria (5183) cyanobiont' DNA window CAATCGCCTAGTGCAGATAGCATCAAATCGTCGTCAGTATGTAAATTATCGTACTATAGTAGAAGCGATCGCTAATTATCAATTAGTCAATATCAATACTTCAACAACTTCACTCTGATTTACAATAATTGCACACACTTTTGTATCGATATTTAAGATTGCTATATTATTTGTGATATAAAAAAGCAAATAATTTGGTAAATAAAATGGCGAAAGAAATAGAGCGTAAATATTTAGTGAGAGGAGATAGTTGGAGAGGATTAGCTGAAGGTAGTGTATATCGTCAAGGATACATTGCTACACAAGAAAAAGCGACTGTACGTATACGTATAGTAGGGGAAAAAAGTTATTTGACCATTAAAGGCCCCAATATTAAATATTCGAGATTAGAGTTTGAGTATCCTATTCCTGTTAAAGATGCTCAGGAAATACTTGAGACATTATGTCAACGTCCCTTTATAGAAAAAACCAGATATAAAATAGAGTCGAGTGGTTTGATTTGGGAAATAGATGAGTTTGATGGTGTTAATAAAGGACTGATATTAGCAGAAGTTGAACTCAGTGATGAAAATCAGCAAATTGAATTACCAAGCTGGATTGGACAAGAAGTTTCTGATGACTCCAGATATTTCAACAGCAATTTAGTAAAGTACCCTTTTTCACAATGGTAATAGCTGAAATATTGAGAACATCCCAATTTTGCGAAAATACTTAACTCACAGAATTTGCAGCTTAAAAACTAAAACTAGCGTAGGTTGGGTTGAGGAACGAAACCCAACATTATCAAGGCTTTGTTGGGTTCAACCCAACCTACTATTATTCTTAACCCAAGCATATTGCATTAGGAAATATTTTATCTACGGACGTGCAATTACTTACTTATTAAAATAAAAAAAGTATAAAAAGTCTAGTATATTTTCGCCTATCAATTCAGCATTAGCCCTAATAGGATGTAGCGGAATACATATCACTCACCAGATTAACAGGTGCGTTCTGAGCTAAATGACCATTAAGAAACCTTTGCTAATCAAGCAACCGGAAGTTGGACAGCTCATCGGTGAACTCTGTGGCATAACTGGTCTTACCCAAGAACAGTTTGCAGCATCTTTAGGTATAACTTATTCGACGGTAAACCGTTGCGAGAAAGGACATACCAAGCCTTCATCTCTAGCTATGCAAAAGATTGAGAGGATGCTAGAGGAGATGGGTGATCTGGGGCAGAAAGTGTCAGTGAAGTATTTGTCGAATTATAAAGCAGGCTGAGAGGCAAATTAATTGAAGTTACTTTCCCCCAATTAACAGGTTATCGCTACGACATAACCACAAACAACTCAATTCTAATTTTACTGATGTTTGCAGATATGCATATTTTGCGGATTACTCAATCTTTGAGTTTGAGTTTACCGTAGCCGATATTTTCTTCACTTTTTAAGACGAGTTTAGGTTAAAAACGCGCAAAAACTCCAAGATTTTTTTTCTTAATTGAGCACCAATATTTTTCAGTCAACTTTATCTGAACTGTACAATGTTTGATTATTCTACCCCCGCTTTAGCTACATACCTTAATATTTCTTCGCCAATAGCAGCTTGCACTAACGGCAGCAAAGTTGCGGTCATCAATACTGAAGGCGTATGGGAAGTAGACAGTAATGGGACGAAAAAACTAATTCCAAACTCTGATTATGATGCCCGTGACATTGTAGCAATTGACGGCAAAACTTATGTCTTAGCGGTTCCAACAGGACTAGTAAAAATAAAAGCTGACGGAACTAACCAAAAAATAGTTAGCAACCCAGCCAACTTAAAGGCACGAGTTAAATTTTTGCAAAATTGGATTATTTACCAGTCTGCAAATACTTTGTCAATTTATGACAAAAACCTCAACTTTAAAGCCAAACAGAGTTATGGCGTAACTGAGGTAATGGATTTTGAGTATAAAAATGGGTATCTTTACACTAGTGGCTACCAGCAACAAAAGAGGTTAGGTATTCCCGTCCAGATAGCTTTTCTTTACCGAATGGTTTTCGACGGAGCAAAAATATTTGCTTTGGCAAATTTAGCAGGAAATAACCAAGGCAAGCTTTGGGGCTACAATTCTGCTGATCTTGCTAACGATATGGCAGACACAAGACTCAACCGATTACATATTTTTGAAGACAAGCTTTATGTCCTCGGTTCAGTTTATGGAGGTAACTCAATCTACAGGTGGAATGGCAAAGACTTATTAACAAAGACTTTGATTGTTACAGACACCTATACCAATCCTGCACAGACCCGTGACGAAACAAAGGTATATATAGGAACTGTTAATCTGACTAATTTTACTGTCGAGCGCGGACAGCTAAGTTTTCCAAGAAGGCCTACAACTGCGGGGCTGGGAGACGGCGGTAGCAATTTTCCTAAAACTATTTACTCAGATGGCAGTAAAATTTTTGTGGGTTCCTCTGCTGCTTATGCGATCGCCAATAGAGATAATCAAACCTTCATGGGTAAACCTATCTCGGCTTACCGTGGAGATGCATCTCTTTTAGTTGTCTCCAAAAACCTAATGACTCGCCACGCTTGGGTAACACCGGGAAATGGTGAAGTATTGCTATTTACTGATAAGTTTGCAGTAATCAAAACAGATAATAAAATCAATGACTTGGCTACAAATGTAGGAACTGCCCAAAAATTACCAACAAATACTTATTTCGTTAAGTTTTAATTGAGCAACGAGATTGTTTACAATCTCATTGCTTGAGTTCAGATAAACCCAAAACCCAGATGTAGAGACGCGATTTATCGCGTCTGGAAAGGTCAATTATCTACACCAATAACCCTTAACCCAAGCGTCTTGAACTATATAGCGGTTCCCATTCAGATGCGGTACAAAATTATATTGTGGGGTGTAGGGGCACGGCACTGCCGTGCCCCTACGGATGTACCTCACGCAAACGAGAAGCGCTATAAGCAAGACTAATTATTAAATTTGTTCGCGTATAGTTTACGCGAACAAATTACTTTTTGTCCAAAGTCTAATACGTACTTTACATATTAATTATAGTATGCATAGCAGGCTTATTAAGCTAAAAGTTTTGCCCTGTCTCATCTAACTCTTATTCAGCGCAGGATCTGTTATTTTAACCATGAGCACAAGTATGAGTAGACAAATTGGTGATGATGATACTCGTGCGATCGCCTTTTTTCAACGGATAATTGCCTTCACACGAAGCGATACCATCGACAATATCCGTAATGAAAAGTTACTTAACGCTACACAAGTTAGAGATTTTATTAACAAGCAGTATTCAGGGCGAATAGTACCTGTATTTTAAAGATAGCGAAAGAATGAAGAATGATAATTTTGTTACTTCGTCTTTCCTAAATTAGAAGTTACTAAACTTAAAATTGAACATTCATGGAGGTCAAATCATGTTTTCTGGAAAAATTGAAAAAGAATTATTTGGTGAAGAAATTTGGTCTATTTGGCAAACAACTAAATTACCAGATCATCTACAGTTATTAGTGGATCGAGAACTAGAAAAACGCGATATCTGGGAATTGCAGTCTCAAAAGCCTGACGATGGGTCTATTTATCCAAATCTCTATGATGACTCTAGTCATTCAACAAATATTTAACAAAAGAGGTAGTTCTTGCGTCGGGCGGGAGACTAGAGGAATACTGCCCTACGCAAGAACTACTGCGATACCTACGGCGGTAAATCAGGCGCTGAGAGTAAGGGTTTAAGTCTCCAGTCAACCAAACTCAATCTCAGAAGTCAAAAGATAAAAACGCCCAGTTAAAACCACTGCACCGATAAGTAGCCCTAGTACTAAACCTAACCATAAACCTATAGCACCCCAGCCGAAAGTGAATGCCATCAGATAGCCACCACCTAGACCTACTCCCCAGTAAGCGAACATAGTAATGAACACTGGCACTTTGGTGTCCTTCAACCCGATTAAAGCACCAGCAGCAATAGTCTGAATAGAATAAAATATTTGGACTATTGCCCCCGCAACGAGGAAAGAAGTTGCCGTTTTAACTATCTCGATATTATCTAGATTACTAGTGTCCAAATACATTGCCACAATAT harbors:
- a CDS encoding helix-turn-helix domain-containing protein — its product is MTIKKPLLIKQPEVGQLIGELCGITGLTQEQFAASLGITYSTVNRCEKGHTKPSSLAMQKIERMLEEMGDLGQKVSVKYLSNYKAG
- a CDS encoding DUF5050 domain-containing protein — encoded protein: MFDYSTPALATYLNISSPIAACTNGSKVAVINTEGVWEVDSNGTKKLIPNSDYDARDIVAIDGKTYVLAVPTGLVKIKADGTNQKIVSNPANLKARVKFLQNWIIYQSANTLSIYDKNLNFKAKQSYGVTEVMDFEYKNGYLYTSGYQQQKRLGIPVQIAFLYRMVFDGAKIFALANLAGNNQGKLWGYNSADLANDMADTRLNRLHIFEDKLYVLGSVYGGNSIYRWNGKDLLTKTLIVTDTYTNPAQTRDETKVYIGTVNLTNFTVERGQLSFPRRPTTAGLGDGGSNFPKTIYSDGSKIFVGSSAAYAIANRDNQTFMGKPISAYRGDASLLVVSKNLMTRHAWVTPGNGEVLLFTDKFAVIKTDNKINDLATNVGTAQKLPTNTYFVKF
- a CDS encoding CYTH domain-containing protein, whose translation is MAKEIERKYLVRGDSWRGLAEGSVYRQGYIATQEKATVRIRIVGEKSYLTIKGPNIKYSRLEFEYPIPVKDAQEILETLCQRPFIEKTRYKIESSGLIWEIDEFDGVNKGLILAEVELSDENQQIELPSWIGQEVSDDSRYFNSNLVKYPFSQW